One part of the Trypanosoma brucei brucei TREU927 chromosome 4, complete sequence genome encodes these proteins:
- a CDS encoding myosin IB heavy chain, putative encodes MAHLDLNKQPMVGVEDLVLLPQLSDKAIMENLKLRHSKDLIYTSIGSVLLSVNPFKNIPNLYSDECVAYFRNGGKGEGSGSYGGPHIFGLAEETYRTMVSDGENQCVIISGESGAGKTEASKHIMRYISAVSGDTEEMQRVKHIILASNPVLEAFGNAKTVRNDNSSRFGKFFEIFFDQMGGPIGGRLSNFLLEKSRVVSQQKGERNFHVFYQMCCGAKPELREKLRLRDPGNFAYLNQGGVHDRSGIDDVRGWEEMLTSMETLMLTPEKQQAIFETLSLILHLGELQFGPPSSASAAGGDSNTLVVSNRDELEFCAGLLGADAAAMEKAFTKRRLAMGANEVVDVPLDAQQCRNTRDAMAKTLYHYLFDFVVDSVNTALGKKQYDLMLGVLDIYGFEVFNKNGFEQFCINYVNEKLQQIFIELTLKVEQEEYVREKIPWEEIKYFNNKVVCDLIEGMQPPGLFPIFDDVCATMAKEKESVADIKMLDKLDAVHAGNRHFNRTERGFFVKHYAGDVHYDADGFTNRNKDTLSPDLIGLLRSVTNRFILDILAETLNEAAEAESAAVSGAGGRKKRSTTAGSKIRQQAGHLVKTLMACNPHYLRTIKSNDEKRADFIDEARVQHQVKYLGLLENLRVRRAGYSYRKHFDKFIKRFKYLSSATFPRPFKGSDRDACAAILKQVGGRLPDGSWQLGQQKLFIRQPQHLSILEELRDAALSDIVYKIQRAWRRYLQNKHGILLKAGMGRMYTKASKVRRADSVFRPYLGEYLDYRTQLAPMHPIVDYDPVGGAWKEYWSDGGKKYYYNYILEQSQWECPREMQQRRILFTATVERVYDHQQALIETDILIVTDMALYLFTERIKSLPPPAEKGPKKKVTGSAPIPASSTVQFVLQKRIDLRLLSGLSVTKHADTVLVIHTYQPSVPYRTVICTPIKSTRSCECCGCKLTPATKKQNCPGCGRLCCLKNCLPFSRPLPMLLAGGKDVRVCPNCVSGEPYEPVEDIVLLSPMKTEMVAVLRKAYHQLMGNKLHMNINDSLGYNLFGEEQQRQLTAIPYSSSSDTTITPGGPNTLVVSAPAGITKETIDAIEAAREQRRQAVAEQRRKEEEEERAREAEREREREEEHKRIVEERRRARAAAAEAAEAERLHQENAARERREAEARVVEQRSKR; translated from the coding sequence ATGGCGCATCTGGACCTTAATAAACAGCCGATGGTTGGGGTGGAGGACCTCGTGCTCCTCCCGCAGCTCTCAGACAAAGCCATCATGGAGAACCTCAAGTTACGTCACAGTAAAGATTTGATATACACGAGTATCGGTTCTGTTTTGCTGAGTGTGAACCCATTCAAGAACATTCCTAATCTTTACAGCGATGAGTGTGTAGCATACTTCCGAAACGGCGGAAAAGGCGAGGGCAGCGGCAGCTACGGTGGGCCACACATCTTCGGTCTCGCAGAGGAGACATACCGCACCATGGTGTCTGATGGAGAGAATCAATGTGTTATCATTTCGGGTGAGTCGGGTGCGGGGAAGACGGAGGCCTCTAAACACATCATGCGGTACATTTCCGCCGTTTCGGGGGATACAGAGGAGATGCAGAGGGTGAAGCACATCATTTTAGCCTCTAATCCTGTACTAGAGGCGTTTGGAAATGCGAAGACAGTGAGAAACGACAACAGCTCTCGTTTCGGGAAGTTCTTTGAAATTTTTTTCGATCAGATGGGTGGTCCTATTGGCGGCCGCTTGTCAAACTTCCTTCTAGAGAAGTCACGTGTTGTTAGTCAACAGAAGGGAGAGCGCAACTTCCATGTGTTTTATCAAATGTGCTGCGGGGCCAAACCGGAGCTCCGCGAGAAGCTTAGGCTGCGGGACCCGGGTAACTTTGCGTACCTCAACCAAGGTGGAGTGCATGACCGCAGTGGCATTGATGATGTGAGGGGCTGGGAGGAGATGCTCACCTCGATGGAAACTTTGATGCTTACGCCTGAAAAGCAGCAGGCCATTTTTGAAACTCTTTCTCTCATCCTGCATTTAGGCGAGCTGCAGTTTGGGCCCCCCTCTTCAGCGTCTGCCGCGGGAGGTGACTCAAACACCCTCGTTGTATCGAACCGTGACGAGTTGGAATTCTGCGCTGGATTACTCGGAGCAGACGCGGCAGCAATGGAGAAGGCGTTCACTAAGCGACGACTTGCCATGGGCGCCAATGAGGTGGTGGACGTTCCATTGGATGCGCAGCAATGCCGCAACACGAGGGACGCAATGGCGAAGACACTCTACCATTATCTCTTCGATTTTGTAGTGGATTCTGTGAACACTGCGCTAGGGAAGAAGCAGTATGATTTGATGTTGGGTGTTCTCGACATTTATGGATTTGAGGTATTCAACAAGAATGGGTTTGAACAGTTTTGTATCAACTACGTCAATGAAAAGTTACAGCAGATATTCATCGAGCTAACTCTGAAGGTCGAACAAGAAGAGTACGTGCGAGAGAAGATACCTTGGGAGGAAATCAAGTATTTTAACAACAAAGTTGTCTGTGATCTTATTGAAGGGATGCAACCACCGGGACTCTTCCCAATCTTCGACGATGTGTGCGCCACGATggcgaaggagaaggagtcTGTTGCTGATATTAAGATGCTTGACAAGCTAGACGCCGTGCACGCGGGAAACCGTCATTTCAACAGGACGGAGCGAGGTTTCTTTGTCAAACACTATGCAGGTGATGTGCACTATGACGCTGACGGTTTTACGAACCGGAATAAAGACACACTCAGTCCCGATCTCATTGGACTCCTCCGCTCCGTGACAAACCGTTTTATACTAGATATTCTTGCAGAGACACTCAATGAGGCGGCGGAGGCGGAAAGTGCTGCCGTTTCGGGTGCCggggggaggaagaaacggTCAACAACTGCGGGGTCAAAGATACGTCAGCAGGCCGGTCACCTTGTCAAGACGCTCATGGCGTGTAATCCTCATTATCTGCGTACTATCAAATCCAATGACGAGAAGAGGGCTGATTTCATTGACGAGGCGAGGGTGCAACATCAGGTGAAGTACTTGGGGCTTCTGGAAAATCTACGCGTGAGGCGGGCCGGTTACAGCTACCGAAAACACTTTGATAAGTTTATCAAGCGCTTTAAGTACCTCAGTTCAGCGACGTTTCCCCGCCCGTTCAAAGGCTCTGATCGCGACGCATGTGCCGCCATTCTTAAACAGGTTGGTGGCCGTCTGCCGGATGGGTCTTGGCAGCTTGGACAGCAAAAGTTGTTCATCCGACAACCACAACATTTGTCCATCCTCGAGGAACTTCGCGACGCCGCACTCAGTGATATAGTGTACAAGATCCAACGTGCGTGGCGGCGGTACCTGCAGAACAAGCACGGCATTTTATTGAAGGCAGGTATGGGGAGAATGTATACCAAGGCGTCAAAAGTGCGGCGGGCAGACAGTGTTTTTCGTCCTTACCTTGGTGAATATTTAGACTATCGTACTCAGCTGGCGCCTATGCATCCCATTGTCGATTACGACCCCGTGGGGGGTGCGTGGAAAGAGTATTGGAGCGATGGTGGAAAGAAGTATTATTACAATTACATTCTCGAGCAGAGCCAATGGGAATGCCCGCGGGAGATGCAACAGCGGAGGATTCTTTTCACTGCCACTGTTGAGCGTGTGTACGACCACCAACAGGCATTGATTGAAACGGATATTCTTATTGTAACAGATATGGCTCTGTACCTGTTCACCGAGCGGATCAAGTCGTTACCTCCGCCAGCCGAGAAGGGGCCGAAAAAGAAGGTCACGGGTTCTGCCCCCATTCCGGCTAGCTCGACTGTGCAGTTTGTCTTGCAGAAGCGTATCGATCTTCGTTTACTCTCAGGGCTCTCTGTAACAAAGCATGCTGACACCGTCCTTGTAATTCACACTTATCAACCATCTGTCCCTTACAGAACTGTTATATGCACTCCGATCAAATCAACACGTTCCTGTGAATGCTGTGGATGCAAGCTAACGCCTGCGACGAAGAAACAGAACTGCCCCGGGTGCGGTCGTCTGTGTTGTTTAAAGAACTGCTTGCCGTTTTCTCGGCCGTTGCCCATGCTACTTGCAGGTGGCAAAGATGTGAGGGTTTGTCCGAACTGCGTGAGTGGGGAACCTTACGAGCCTGTCGAGGACATAGTGCTACTGAGCCCAATGAAAACAGAGATGGTGGCAGTTTTACGTAAGGCTTACCATCAGCTAATGGGCAACAAGTTACACATGAATATTAACGACTCACTGGGGTATAACCTCTTCGGAGAGGaacaacagcggcaactgACAGCAATACCCTATTCCTCCAGCTCGGACACAACCATAACTCCTGGAGGCCCTAACACTCTGGTGGTGAGCGCACCCGCGGGAattacaaaagaaacaatagaCGCCATCGAGGCAGCACGagagcagcggcggcaggCCGTAGCCGAGCAGCGacgaaaggaggaggaggaggagcgtgCCCGCGAGGCcgaaagggagagggagcgAGAAGAGgaacacaaaagaattgtGGAAGAGCGCCGTAGGGCGCGTGCGGCTGCTGCGGAGGCCGCTGAAGCGGAACGGTTGCATCAAGAGAACGCTGCAAGGGAACGCCGGGAGGCGGAGGCACGGGTCGTGGAGCAACGGTCAAAGCGGTAA